The genomic segment CGCCCTTCGCTCCTTTCGCATTGCCCGTCACGCGAACCACCCGAAAACGAGTCCCTCCGAGttgcccctcctccccctcttcgCCGCGGAGTCTTTCAATTAACGCTCCCCCGAAGCGGGGGCTGCTTCCCAGTATGCGACAAATACAACAACCTCCCCCGGATGAGCGAACTCTTGAGCTCATTGTCGGTCGACTTCTAGCGGATAAAGCAGCTGTATTGGTCGTTTCACCACCGTTCCCCCGCTTAGTTTCAAACTGCaggcccgcaccctgccgtccctGCCCTTGAACGTTTCCTTGATTCTGGCGATCTTCCACATGTGTCGTTTGAGATGATCTTCCTTTAAAAGAACTAAATCGTCTATCTTTAGGTCACTCGATGTCGTTGGCCGGGACAGATGCGCCGATCGAAGCTCCAATAAGTACTCTCTCCGCCACCGTCTCCAGAATCCTTCAGCCATGGCAGACCGGTACTTCCAGCGTCGTGAGATATGCGCGTCACCGCCCGGAATTTCGGCTGGCAGGTGGTGTGGAGGAAGGGTTGTCAGCTTTCTTCCGACGAGGAAGTGCGCCGGCGACAGTGGTTCTGGCTCTTGAGCATCATCGTAGGTGAAAGTCAATGGGCGTGAGTTTATTACGGCCTCGACTTCGTACAAGACAGTTGTGAGTTCTTCAAAGCTTAAACTGCTCCGACCTAACACCTTGCGCAACGCTACCTTCACCGATCGCACCAACCGTTCCCAGAATCCGCCCCACCAAGCTGCCCTTTCAACAATAAACTTCCACCTGATCTGGTTTCCGGCGAAGTATGACTGCATTTCCTCTGATTTTAGTAGCGTGAACATTGCATTCAGATCTTTTGCTGCTCTCTTGAAGGTTAGCGCGTTGTCCGAATAAATAGTCGAGCAGATTCCCCTGCGAGCCACGAAGCGCTTGAAAGCCAGGAGAAAGGCTGTAGTCGACATGTCGCTAACGAGCTCAAGATGGACGGCACGTGTCACAGCGCAGGTTAAAATTGCGATGTAACATTTTCGGGCACCGCGCGACTCTTGACAAATCAAAGGTCCTGCGAAATCGATGCCGACAGTGTCGAACGGATTTCCTTCTGTTACTCTGTCAGCTGGAAGTGGTGCCACTGGTTCCGTGGCTTGAGGGCAACTTTGTTTGCGACAGATGAGGCACTGCTTGATAACCTTTTTTACGGCCTGGCGCCCTCGGATGATCCAATACGACTCTCGCAATGACGCCAAGGTGTCGCGCACCCCTGAGTGTAGCATTCTCACGTGCTCTTTCCTTATGAGCAGTAGCGTGAAGGGATGAGTGCTAGGTAGAATGATGGGATGTTTAGTCTCTTCGTGGTTGTCGGTGAATTGCAAGCGTCCACCAACTCGCATGAGACCTTCCCCGTCAAGGTACGGACTGAGTGGCAGAACAGGAGAGCCTTTGTGCAGTGGTCTTTGGGCTTTCAAGTTGGAAATGTCGTCACTGAATGCTTCTCCTTGAGTTGTTGTCAACCAGTACCTCTCAGCATCgatcacctcttcagctcgtagcGGACCACCTTTCCTTTCTTTCCCGCGGCGGCAATTGTTGACAAAGCGGCGGACCCACGCAGTTAAGCGCACGACTCTGCTGCATGAGCTGAACTCCTCTACTTTCAGCACTGCCTCGAACGGCGATGATATTACGGGCATCACCGTCACTTTTCGCTCTTCCAGGTGACATTCTACTGCCCCTGGGCTCTGCTCACCGGTCGTTGGCCAATGCGTCTTATCCTTGTGAAGCCAGTGTGGTCCTCTCCACCACAATTCGCTTTCTAACAAGGCTGATGGGAGGATACCGCGAGTGATTAGGTCAGCGGGGTTGTCTAGTCCTGGGCAGTGCCTCCAATCCTCGGGATCAGTCAGCGCCTGAACCTCTGATACTCGGTTTGCCACGAAGGGCTTCCATCTGGCAGCGTTTCCTTTAATCCAGTGCATAGCCACTGTGGAATCGGTCCAAAGGATGGCAGCAGCATTCTGGAGGTTCAAGGCCTTGGCAACGTAGTGGCACAGTCGAGCACCAATGAGGGCCCCCATCAGCTCTAGTCGGGGTAACGAGAGGCGCTTCAAAGGGGCAACTCTTGATTTGGCCATAATTAGGCTTATATTGATTATTCCTTGAGCAGACTTGCATGCAACGTATCCGACAGCACCGTAGGCCTTTGggctggcatcgcagaaaatgtGCAACACCTTCTCTGTCTTTTCATCTCGGAAATCCCTTGCGATGATCCTCGGAATGGACACCGCCTTGATGCATTGAAGCTCTTCACACCAGCACTTCCACTCCGCTTGCATCAATTCTGGCAAGGGGTCGTCCCAACCCGCTCCCAACTCCCACAACCTTTGGAACATTGTCTTTACGTACAGTGTTGTAGGAGCGATAAACCCAAAGGGGTCGAAAATTCTGGCTGAGACTTGCAATACGAATCTCTTGCTGTCGGCTCTTGTGGTGAGGAATTCAAGAAGTGAGGTCAGATTGTACTCGAAGTTATCTGTATGAGCATTCCAACCTACTCCCAATACCTTGGTGGCTGCAGGAAGTTCGGCATTTGCATTCCTCTTCGCCACGTTCCCATCCTCTATGAAGTTGACTAAATCGTGGTCGTTAGACATCCACTTGTGGAGCCGCATTCCTGCTTGAGATAATATATCGCTTGATTCCTGGCATAGCACTTTACCCTGTTCGAGGGTGTCGACCCCTGTCACAAGGTCGTCAACATAGAGATGGCTGCGCAGGATGTTCGCAGTCTCAGCATACTGCTCTGGGAGTCCTTCAAGATGGTGTCGTAATGTTGCGGCTAATAGGAATGGGCTGGATGTAACACCGAACGGAACGCGCGTCATCCGGTAGGCCGCCACCGCTGGAAGTTCTTCACCTTTCTTCGGAGTGGCAGCATACCAGAGAAACCGCACAGCGTTCCGGTCACCCTCTGACAGAGAtatttgaaggaatgccttttcaaTATCCGCGACGATGCCGATGTTGTAAGTGCGGAAGTTGATCAACAAATCAATGAGCTCTGGATTAAGTTTTGGACCACTTTCCAAAACATCATTCAGTGAGAGGCGATCTTTGGCACTTGATGATGCGTCGAACACCACCCTCACTTTTGTTGTCAGGCTTTCTTGTCGAACAACTGCTTGATGTGGCATGTAATACACCGGACCTTCCGAAGCGCTGCAATGCTTGTTGGCTGGCTCTGCATAGCCCTTTTCGATGTATTCTCGGATGCAGGCGTCATATTCCACGATCAAGGAATCTCCCTTCAAAAGGCGCGTCGTGTTGGCTCTAAGACGCTTCGCGGCGCACTCGTAGTTGTCGTCGAGCTCATCAACCATAGGCTTCCAGGGGAAAGACACTGTGTACCGCCCATGCTCAAATTTGACGGTTTCTTTGTAGTGCTGTTGGATTGCGTCTTGGTGGCGAGCTGGTTCGTGTTCCTTGATACCAATGTGTTCGAGCTCCCAGAATGACCTCAACTGTGCTGATATttctttgttagtttgttcgctcaCTGCTACTCGCATTACGCCAGCAACAGATGGACAGACTCCTGGTGACCTTTTTGCGCCTACCTGGCCCTGGACTGTCCACCCAAATGCAGTTTCTACTGCCATCAGCTTGGAGGTTAGGCGCTTAGTGGATCCCGTGACAATTTCCCAATAATGATCAGCGCCGATCAGAAGATCAATGTTTTCACTTCCGTCACCCTGCGCGACGTCCGCGACTGGCAAGCCAAATTTCGAAAGTTCCAGAAGAACTGACTTTA from the Rhipicephalus microplus isolate Deutch F79 unplaced genomic scaffold, USDA_Rmic scaffold_709, whole genome shotgun sequence genome contains:
- the LOC119179405 gene encoding uncharacterized protein LOC119179405, with protein sequence GNSVQRDTTPDLTFLGNAEGSWDNLQEDLGSDHFILEINVRITPAPPKTYRYVDWDLFRRIRGSEDSQGETFEELLENLKSTVAKATKEITLDLEVPVMDSRLAHLLEAKNALRRRWEKQKLNRRLRSKLREITKKIEEHSRELSAQQWDEVCNEADGKMRRGSKWSLLKNLFADSNKPTKSNARIMLDRLVHLHTIEGTSPQDFANTLADIYLPTESKSVPWDDPACEYKGTPQRSLDRPFEVSEIVHALHGLNGRSAPGPDGLTNKLLRNLDNQAIQIITKKINEKKSASLLFRYNIFWRRNPGIRDPKMDIDRMKRKRAVVRTSTTKLLNDIATMEDDASLGELEEKINLLTLKEDSLKELDREIEIGVEDDALEEEIACSENYKEKINVARTKVQLMLRELSCTNAASVSASLDRTSSSSDQRESSRNIPQVTPTVKLPKLEIAKFNGELRQWQGFWSQFDTTINANHHLSNVDKFKYLNSYLTGKAAAAVAGLDLSDGNYEVALSLLKERFGRKEAIIEDHMSRLLNIKSVRDSRNLSQLRSLVDEVERGVRSLTSLGVGVSTYGALLLTVVKKAVPADLHLEYCRRKGATTGGSELEAFAHFLRVEVEAREIIQRAETPRGMCVESSVENRNSTFKAARMSSAAALHTMTKERKGCLFCSSGCHESGDCDAEMSAADKREMLKRENRCFRCTVKGHTSRECRKAKWLRCANCSGKHLTAMCDPDFREYRGSGEQNASSPPATGQATVLKSSLGSEEKFMCMEGHQFLLQTARAWTVGPHKSTLVRLLLDGGSQRTFIHRKLSERLQLNVLGEEELKIYAFGDKSAITRTKARLVELWLQSQYDGKRARVEALEVPCICADIMAAPLKSVLLELSKFGLPVADVAQGDGSENIDLLIGADHYWEIVTGSTKRLTSKLMAVETAFGWTVQGQVGAKRSPGVCPSVAGVMRVAVSEQTNKEISAQLRSFWELEHIGIKEHEPARHQDAIQQHYKETVKFEHGRYTVSFPWKPMVDELDDNYECAAKRLRANTTRLLKGDSLIVEYDACIREYIEKGYAEPANKHCSASEGPVYYMPHQAVVRQESLTTKVRVVFDASSSAKDRLSLNDVLESGPKLNPELIDLLINFRTYNIGIVADIEKAFLQISLSEGDRNAVRFLWYAATPKKGEELPAVAAYRMTRVPFGVTSSPFLLAATLRHHLEGLPEQYAETANILRSHLYVDDLVTGVDTLEQGKVLCQESSDILSQAGMRLHKWMSNDHDLVNFIEDGNVAKRNANAELPAATKVLGVGWNAHTDNFEYNLTSLLEFLTTRADSKRFVLQVSARIFDPFGFIAPTTLYVKTMFQRLWELGAGWDDPLPELMQAEWKCWCEELQCIKAVSIPRIIARDFRDEKTEKVLHIFCDASPKAYGAVGYVACKSAQGIINISLIMAKSRVAPLKRLSLPRLELMGALIGARLCHYVAKALNLQNAAAILWTDSTVAMHWIKGNAARWKPFVANRVSEVQALTDPEDWRHCPGLDNPADLITRGILPSALLESELWWRGPHWLHKDKTHWPTTGEQSPGAVECHLEERKVTVMPVISSPFEAVLKVEEFSSCSRVVRLTAWVRRFVNNCRRGKERKGGPLRAEEVIDAERYWLTTTQGEAFSDDISNLKAQRPLHKGSPVLPLSPYLDGEGLMRVGGRLQFTDNHEETKHPIILPSTHPFTLLLIRKEHVRMLHSGVRDTLASLRESYWIIRGRQAVKKVIKQCLICRKQSCPQATEPVAPLPADRVTEGNPFDTVGIDFAGPLICQESRGARKCYIAILTCAVTRAVHLELVSDMSTTAFLLAFKRFVARRGICSTIYSDNALTFKRAAKDLNAMFTLLKSEEMQSYFAGNQIRWKFIVERAAWWGGFWERLVRSVKVALRKVLGRSSLSFEELTTVLYEVEAVINSRPLTFTYDDAQEPEPLSPAHFLVGRKLTTLPPHHLPAEIPGGDAHISRRWKYRSAMAEGFWRRWRREYLLELRSAHLSRPTTSSDLKIDDLVLLKEDHLKRHMWKIARIKETFKGRDGRVRACSLKLSGGTVVKRPIQLLYPLEVDRQ